The following proteins are encoded in a genomic region of Syntrophorhabdales bacterium:
- a CDS encoding alkyl/aryl-sulfatase, producing the protein MKKAYVLAVAAMLLLSGGSVSLCQENMKQKARQQLDEQAKEFRKEVIRITDNVYHAVGFDGSNAAMIVGSDGVVIVDTLRTTEAAEALLREFRKITDKPVKAIIYTHSHEDHTGGAAIFAGQDRPDIYARANFGRDIDEGSPVTGIIMRRGVRMFGRDLPDRDITIRGVAPGKTPTGGVGKGKLPPNKFLSEDRMTISVAGVDLDLVTAPGETDDQLYVWYPEKKVLFCGDNYYKAFPNLYTIRGTMYRDVRVWANSLDKMSKEGAEFLVTGHTRPVLGKAEVKDSIESYRDAVRSVFDQTIQGMNRGLTPDELVETVKLPPNLAAKPFLQEMYGTVPFAVRAIFAGYLGWFDGNPSNLYPLSPKAEAQRIARLAGGEENLMADLRKSAEQLDWQWVCQLADYIVALGGKNGIEARKVKARALRELGENQANPPARNYYLSSSIELEKQSSRTAGEAAK; encoded by the coding sequence ATGAAGAAGGCGTATGTTCTTGCGGTGGCAGCCATGTTGCTGCTCTCTGGCGGCTCGGTGAGTTTGTGCCAGGAGAACATGAAGCAGAAAGCCCGTCAGCAGCTGGACGAACAGGCCAAAGAATTCCGGAAAGAGGTGATCCGGATCACGGACAACGTCTATCATGCCGTGGGGTTCGACGGCTCGAATGCTGCGATGATCGTTGGGAGCGACGGCGTGGTGATCGTCGACACGCTTCGTACCACGGAGGCGGCAGAAGCGCTGCTGCGGGAATTCAGAAAGATAACGGACAAGCCGGTCAAGGCGATCATTTATACACACAGCCACGAAGACCACACCGGTGGCGCTGCGATCTTTGCGGGACAGGACAGGCCCGACATTTACGCCCGAGCCAACTTCGGGCGGGATATCGATGAGGGTTCTCCCGTGACGGGTATCATCATGCGCCGTGGAGTCAGAATGTTCGGCCGTGACCTGCCCGATAGAGATATCACCATCCGCGGAGTCGCGCCGGGAAAAACTCCGACGGGAGGCGTGGGTAAAGGCAAGCTGCCTCCGAACAAGTTCTTGTCCGAAGACAGGATGACAATCAGCGTTGCAGGTGTCGATCTTGATCTGGTTACAGCCCCGGGCGAGACCGATGATCAGCTCTACGTCTGGTACCCTGAAAAGAAGGTTCTCTTCTGTGGTGACAACTATTACAAGGCATTTCCCAACCTTTACACCATACGCGGGACTATGTACCGGGACGTTCGCGTGTGGGCCAACAGTCTCGACAAGATGAGCAAGGAAGGGGCTGAGTTTCTTGTCACTGGCCACACGCGTCCCGTTCTTGGGAAAGCCGAGGTGAAAGACTCGATTGAAAGTTACCGCGACGCTGTGCGCTCTGTCTTTGACCAGACTATCCAGGGTATGAACCGCGGCCTCACACCGGATGAGCTGGTGGAAACAGTTAAACTGCCTCCGAATCTCGCTGCAAAGCCATTCCTGCAGGAGATGTACGGGACAGTACCCTTTGCAGTTCGCGCGATTTTCGCGGGCTACCTGGGATGGTTCGACGGTAACCCCTCGAACCTGTATCCTCTGTCTCCCAAAGCAGAAGCTCAGCGGATCGCACGTCTGGCCGGAGGAGAAGAGAATCTGATGGCTGATCTGAGAAAGTCAGCGGAGCAGCTTGACTGGCAATGGGTCTGTCAGCTGGCGGACTATATCGTGGCGCTTGGTGGCAAGAATGGTATAGAGGCACGAAAGGTCAAAGCGCGGGCACTCCGTGAGCTGGGCGAAAACCAGGCAAACCCCCCAGCGCGTAACTACTATCTCTCTTCTTCAATTGAGCTGGAAAAACAATCGTCGAGGACGGCAGGAGAGGCAGCCAAGTGA